Part of the Paenibacillus aurantius genome, GGACGGAAAGCAGGTGGCTAACGGCACCTCCCTAGCCCTGTATACCCTTCCCCTCGGCACGCACACTTTCAAGGTCACAGCAGTGGATCAGGCGGGGAACGAGGCTGTTCTGGAATACACGTTCGAAACGTTCGCGGATGGGACCTCGCTGAAAGCCCTCTTTAACCGGTTTGCGGGCGATGGGAAGATTAAAGCACCGATCGCCAATACTCTATCCAAGAAGCTGGAAGACAACCAGCTCAAACCCTTCCTCTCGTTGTTAAAGGCTCAGCGGGGCAAGGCCGTCGAGGCGATAGCGGCGGATTATTTGGAAAGGGATGCCAAAGCCCTGATGGGGGCCGATTAAGCCGCAAGCCACCGTTCGCCTGCTCCCCTAAAAAAGCCGTTCCGGACTCGTTCCGGTCGGCTTTTTTGGTTACTAGCGGGGACTTCTCCCTACCGGTTATCTGCTGCCGGTACGGATGCTAGGCTTTCGCTAAACGGCCGCGGTCATTTTGTCACCGGGGAAAATCGGCTTGGAAGGAACCTCCACTAGAAGTAAACTGGTATAAAGAGCAGCGAGAAGCGTTCCTCCAAGGCCAGCCGGAGGAAGAGGTTTTTTCCTACAGCAGGGCGGTCAGGGGCCCTTCCAACGGGTAATGGCTACTAGTGCCTTATCCGTGAGTGTTGTTCGGCTTGCCTAATGATTTTTGCGAGCCTACAGAGAGTTTCTCTCCAACAAAGTTACCGGATAAGGCACTAGCAGGAGAGTGACAAGAAGAACGGGGGAACGGCCATGGACGAAAGAAGACAAGAGGAACTCGTAAGGATGGTTAAGAGGGAGGCGGGGATCACCCCGGAGGAATGCAGCGGGCGGGACCTTCAGGAGCTTATTTTCCTGATTCACTCGGCCAAGTCCCCCCAAACCCAAGAGGCCCTGACCCAGGAGGAAAGGAAGCGCCGGATCCGTATCCTGATGGATGCCGTGAAGGATAAGCTCCTGCAGGCCGAGGAGCTGTCCATTGCCTATGATGTCCATACGCGCTATCCGTACCTTGACGTTAACGGACGGGTATGGATCTTTTCCAAGGAAGCCTATGCGCGGGAAGCCCAGGACTACTATTTGCAGCAGCTGATTCAGCTCGACATGAAGAGGATGGACAAGGGGCAGCTTACGGGCGTGCTGGCAACCCTTCATCTGCTGGGCATGGAAAAGGTGCTCGTCGATAACGGGAAGTTTCATGTGGAGATCAGCCGGGACGAGCTGCTGCCTCCGCCGGATTGGAGCGCCACGCCCCGGATCAACATTCCGGTTACGAACCCGAAGCTGCAGCATGCGATGATTTTGTTTTTTCAAAACCTGTACTCGAAAAGTAATAACGAAGGAAAAAAGCAGCAGCTTCAGGTGTGGGAGGGCCTCATGATTGAGGAGGTTCTCCGGGCTTCTTACCTGGTTCCCATGCGGTTGATCGAGAAAGAGCCCGCTATTCCGGATGAGCAGGGCATCAAAACGATTCAGGCCGGAACGACCCTGCAGTTTGCGACCATTCGGGGGGAGGACCAGGTCGAATGGCTCCCCGCGTTTACCGACTGGACGGAATTCGAGAAAAGCTATGACAAGACGATTTGGGGTGGCAACGTCGTTTCCTATGAAGACCTGGTGGCTTTGTCGGAGGGCATGGGTGGGATTGTGATCAACGTAAGAGGGATAGCGTTCCGCATCCATGACAAGAACAAGAAGGCCATCGGAGCCTACCGGACGGAAAAAGCAGACTCCCGGTCCGGAGGCGGACCGAAGCAGGAGGGGCAGTCAGGCACCAACAGGACGGGGGGCGAATCCGGGCAAGGAGCGGCTAGCCCGGGTAACCAGCCCGGGGCCTCCCGGGAGGATCCCGAGAAGCTGATCGAGGCGGTCAAAGCCTATATGAAGAAACAGAAGCGGATCCACAAAGCCTATTTAAAGCTTGGTACCCAAGACGGACGACAAAGCGTCCTAATCGTCGTAGACTATGAGGGAAGCCGGGAGGATCTGTTCCAGGGGATTGTGGAAGCGGCCTCTCCTTATTTGCAGGGAAGAGCCTTGGAAGTGAAAGGGCTGGCGGACGGGGCGTTGAACCCGGAAGAGGGGTTGCGGCTGTTTTATAAGCGCAAGCGGTTCGGCTTGTTTTAAACAGAACGGGGAGGAATTAGGATGAAACCGAGAATTACCGTGCTTACCCTGGGCGTGGGGGATTTGGAGAAGGCGGTCGCCTTCTACCGGGACGGGCTCGGCCTGCCGACGGAGGGAATCGTCGGGCAGGAGTTCGAGCATGGGGCGGTTGCTTTTTTTGACCTGGAGGGAGGACTGCGGCTCGCTCTCTGGAAGCGGGGGGATCTAGCCCATGACACCGGACTTCCGGTGTCTCCGCCGAGCCCGACGGAGTTCTCCATCGGCCACAACGTAGGAAGCCGGGAAGCGGTCGACCGGGTGATGGCGGAGGTGGAGAAAGCCGGGGCCGTGGTGACGGTTCCGGCGCACGAGACGTTCTGGGGAGGATATTCGGGGTATTTCCAGGATCCCGACGGGCATCTGTGGGAAGTGGTCTGGAATCCTCAGTGGACCGTCGGGGAAGAGGAGTAAGCACGTGCGGGCCCATTTCTGTTCCCCGTCCAAAGGAAAAGGAGTTTACGGTCAGCACGTCCGATGAATGCATAACGACAAGGAGTGGAGTTATGAAATTATTGCTCACATCTGCAGGCATCCAAAACAAAAGCATACACGACGCGCTGGTTGACATGCTGGGCAAACCGATTGCCGAGTCCAGCGCCCTCTGCATTCCCACGGCGGTGTACGCTATACCCGGTGGGGCAGGCAACGCATGGCGGTTCATCAGCGGACAATCCTCTACCCCGATGTGTGAGCTGGGCTGGAAGTCACTGGGGGTGCTGGAACTCACCGCGCTGCCCAGCATTGATGATGAGCTTTGGGTTCCTAGGGTCAAAGAGACGGACGTTCTACTAGTGGATGGCGGGGACCCCTTGTATCTGTGTTACTGGATGCGGCAGTCCGGACTGGCCGACCTCCTGCCTTCGCTGAATGCAGTCTATGTGGGACTGAGCGCCGGAAGTATGGTGATGGCACCTAACATCGGGGAATTCTTCGTTGGCTGGACTCCACCCACTGGTGGCGATGAAACACTGGGACTGGTTGATTTCGCTATATTTCCGCATCTGGATCACGAGATGCTGCCGTATAACACGATGGCTGCTGCAGAGAGATGGGCCGCCGGGATGCAGGGGCCGGCGTATGCGATGGATGACCAGACCGCCATTAAAGTGATCGACGGGGCTGTCGAAGTTGTTTCCGAAGGGAATTGGAAACTTTTTTCGCCCTGATCTTACTCCGCTGTTAACCTATTCGAAGAGGGGGAAACCGAAATGAAGACGATCAAGTGCATGATGGACCACCTGTACTGGGCGAACGCACGCATTTTGGACGCGCTCGTCGATAGTAAGACGAAGAACAAGGACCTTCTGAAGCTGGTTCGGCACGTCGCAGTCGCAGAACGAGTCTGGCTGTCCCGCTTGCAGGGCAAGGGAACCGCGCATTATTCGTTGTGGGAGGAAGCGGAAGACCTGACGGCGATCCGGACGATGTTCGAGGAAAACGCCGAGCAATATCGAGTCTATATGGAAGGGCTCGAGGAATCCGAGTTGGACGAGATGATCGACTATGCGAGCCAGAGCGGAGTTCCGTTCCGAACGTCCGTCCGGGACATCCTGCTTCAGGTCCTCTTGCATGGGCAATATCACCGGGGACAGATCAACCGGGCCCTTCGGATCGAATCGGCCGAGCCTGCTCAAGTCGATTACATCACATTCGCGAGACTTTAACGGGGCCTCATCATCGCCATTCCTCAGAAAGCCAAATTTAAAAGGTATAGGGCTGATCTTGAAAATGTCCTCGAAAATCAAGGACAAGGACTTTCCCGTACACGCCGCCGTCACGCGGGAGTATCCCGGGAAAGGTCCCGGGCGCCGGTTCCCCCTCCCGCAGTAAGCTGGTTCGGAGCGTCCGTCTTCTCCTGTAGGGATGCAGAGGCTGGGGAAGACGTCCGGCGGGCCGCTCTCTTGGCGAGAGTGAAGCTCCAGAGGGCCGCACCGAGACCGGCGGTGACGAACAGGCAGGCGAGCCAAGGATTGAACCGGACGGTAGAGGCGGTGTTAATCATCCAGCCTCCCGTTCCCGCGCCCGTAGCCAGGCCCAGGTGTATGATCGATGTATTCAAGCTGAGGACGAGTCCGTTTGAATCCGGAGCTTGCTGGATGAAATAGGCCTGAACGGCCGGACCTGTCATGAACATGAGAAGCATTAGGAGGACAATCAGCGCCAGGCCAGCGGCCCTAGACCCGGAGAATAGGGGCAGGAGGGCGAGGGCGGCGGCGTTAAGCGCCACGCCGAAGACCATGATCCGCATCGGTCCCCAACGGTCGACACCGTACCCCCCGAGCCGGGAACCCGCGGCCCCGAACAGGCCGAGCACGAGCATGAACAAGCTGATGCCGGAAGGGTTCATGCGGTAAATGTCTTGAAGATAAGAGGTTAAATAGGTGAGAAGGATGGAGCCTCCGGATTCCCGGAACAAGGAGAAGAGAAGTCCGGTTCCGATGACGAGGCTTCCGAGTACCTTCAGCTGCTGCCGGAAGGGGACGGGGGTCTCTCCCGCGCTGGACGGGAACAGACGGAGCATGGCGGCGGCTACCCCCAGGGCGGCCAGTGCCAGGACGAGGAAGATGGACCTCCAGCCGGCCCAGCCGGTCAGGGTGATTCCGATCGGCACGCCGAGAATCATGGAGCAGCTGAAGCCGAAGATGATGGTGCCGATGGCGCGGCCCAGCCGTTCGGGCGGTACGAGACGGGCCGCCGTTCCGAAGGACGTCACCAGATAAACACCGGCGCTGACCCCCAGGATAACCCGGCAGGCCAGCAGGAAGGAATAGCCGGGAGCGAACGAAGAGGCAAGGCAGCCCGCGATGAAGAGCAGCAGGGACCCCGTCAGCACCAGGCGGCGGTCCAGCCGGGAGGTAAGAGCCGTTACGATAGGCGTGCCGATGGCAAAAGCAAGGGAGAAGGCGGTGACCAGCTGACCGGCGGAGGCGACGGAAACCGTCAAGTCTTCCGCGATTTGCGGAAGGATGCCGGAAACCACCAGCTCGGAGGTTGCCGTGAAGAAGACACCTAAGGTGAGCAAATAAACGGATAAAGCTGCGTGGCGATTCATAAACAATCTTCCTTTCCCGGTCTTAACGCGACCTTTTGTTTGGATTATAATCAAGTTACGAACCTTTCGTAAGATGGCAAATGATTTGGCGATTATCCAATTAAATGGACCTACTAACTAATAGTAAGTTATAAGACGGAGGGATGGGACATGCAAGAATCGGCAAGGAAGGAACCGGCTAAGAATGAATCCTTGAAGAAGCCGGCCGGGAAAGATCCGATCTTGAAGGAACCGGGGCAGGAGCCGGAATTCACCCACATCTGCTCGGTGCTGCAAATTTTGGGGGCCAAATGGTCGTTTCTGGTGATCGCCGAGCTGTCCAAAGGGCCCAGGAGATTCAACCGGCTTCACCGCGATCTGGCGATCGTGAGAACCCAATCGCTTACCGACGTGCTGCGGCACTTGGAGGAGCACGGGGTCATCCGGCGGGAAGTATTCCCTACGGTACCGGTGACGGTGGAGTACTCCCTGACGGAGAAGGGAAGGGATTTTCAGGCGGCGCTTAAGGAGCTCGACAAGTGGGCTTTGAAGTGGGGAAGCGGAGGGGAAGGATCGCAAGGCAACCGGTAAAAGCCGGGGTACCGAACTGGGCTGCCATTAGGATGGCAAATTCACGTCGAGGGCCATGGGAAAAGTCCCGGAACACCATCCGCCGGCCCCTAAAGTAACGCTTCTACGGCGAAAAGTCCCTAAGCCGCCGCGAGGCTGACGGGAGAGGGCAGGTTATCGGGCAGCGATGGGTACCATAAGGAAGACAACGAAGGGGGCATACGCCATGGAAGCCAAACAAGCGGCAGGCACCGAAGCCGCGCGTTATGTGGAGAGCGGGATGAAGCTCGGCCTCGGCACCGGGTCTACCGTCTATTGGACGATCCGGGAGCTGGGCCGCCGGGTGCGGGAAGAAGGGCTCCGGGTGGAGGCGGTTCCGACCTCGCTCGAGACGGAGAAGCTGGCGCGGCAGGAGGGGATTCCCCTGATCGCTCCGCGGGAGGTGGCGGGAAGGCTTGATCTCGCCATTGACGGAGCGGATGAGGTGGACCCGGCGCTCCGGCTGATCAAAGGCGGAGGCGGCGCCCTGCTGCGGGAGAAGCTCATAGCGGCTAACGCGGAACGCTTTATTGTGACGGCGGATTCTTCCAAATGCGTGGAGAAGCTGGGCCGGTTTCCCCTTCCGGTGGAGGTCGTGCCGTTTGCCTGGGAATGGACGCAGCGGCGGCTGGAGCTTCTCGGGGGAACTTCCCGGCTTCGCTTAACGAAAGACAGCGGGGAAGAGCCTTACC contains:
- a CDS encoding enhanced serine sensitivity protein SseB C-terminal domain-containing protein translates to MDERRQEELVRMVKREAGITPEECSGRDLQELIFLIHSAKSPQTQEALTQEERKRRIRILMDAVKDKLLQAEELSIAYDVHTRYPYLDVNGRVWIFSKEAYAREAQDYYLQQLIQLDMKRMDKGQLTGVLATLHLLGMEKVLVDNGKFHVEISRDELLPPPDWSATPRINIPVTNPKLQHAMILFFQNLYSKSNNEGKKQQLQVWEGLMIEEVLRASYLVPMRLIEKEPAIPDEQGIKTIQAGTTLQFATIRGEDQVEWLPAFTDWTEFEKSYDKTIWGGNVVSYEDLVALSEGMGGIVINVRGIAFRIHDKNKKAIGAYRTEKADSRSGGGPKQEGQSGTNRTGGESGQGAASPGNQPGASREDPEKLIEAVKAYMKKQKRIHKAYLKLGTQDGRQSVLIVVDYEGSREDLFQGIVEAASPYLQGRALEVKGLADGALNPEEGLRLFYKRKRFGLF
- a CDS encoding VOC family protein translates to MKPRITVLTLGVGDLEKAVAFYRDGLGLPTEGIVGQEFEHGAVAFFDLEGGLRLALWKRGDLAHDTGLPVSPPSPTEFSIGHNVGSREAVDRVMAEVEKAGAVVTVPAHETFWGGYSGYFQDPDGHLWEVVWNPQWTVGEEE
- a CDS encoding Type 1 glutamine amidotransferase-like domain-containing protein; the encoded protein is MKLLLTSAGIQNKSIHDALVDMLGKPIAESSALCIPTAVYAIPGGAGNAWRFISGQSSTPMCELGWKSLGVLELTALPSIDDELWVPRVKETDVLLVDGGDPLYLCYWMRQSGLADLLPSLNAVYVGLSAGSMVMAPNIGEFFVGWTPPTGGDETLGLVDFAIFPHLDHEMLPYNTMAAAERWAAGMQGPAYAMDDQTAIKVIDGAVEVVSEGNWKLFSP
- a CDS encoding DinB family protein; translated protein: MKTIKCMMDHLYWANARILDALVDSKTKNKDLLKLVRHVAVAERVWLSRLQGKGTAHYSLWEEAEDLTAIRTMFEENAEQYRVYMEGLEESELDEMIDYASQSGVPFRTSVRDILLQVLLHGQYHRGQINRALRIESAEPAQVDYITFARL
- a CDS encoding MFS transporter, coding for MNRHAALSVYLLTLGVFFTATSELVVSGILPQIAEDLTVSVASAGQLVTAFSLAFAIGTPIVTALTSRLDRRLVLTGSLLLFIAGCLASSFAPGYSFLLACRVILGVSAGVYLVTSFGTAARLVPPERLGRAIGTIIFGFSCSMILGVPIGITLTGWAGWRSIFLVLALAALGVAAAMLRLFPSSAGETPVPFRQQLKVLGSLVIGTGLLFSLFRESGGSILLTYLTSYLQDIYRMNPSGISLFMLVLGLFGAAGSRLGGYGVDRWGPMRIMVFGVALNAAALALLPLFSGSRAAGLALIVLLMLLMFMTGPAVQAYFIQQAPDSNGLVLSLNTSIIHLGLATGAGTGGWMINTASTVRFNPWLACLFVTAGLGAALWSFTLAKRAARRTSSPASASLQEKTDAPNQLTAGGGTGARDLSRDTPA
- a CDS encoding winged helix-turn-helix transcriptional regulator translates to MQESARKEPAKNESLKKPAGKDPILKEPGQEPEFTHICSVLQILGAKWSFLVIAELSKGPRRFNRLHRDLAIVRTQSLTDVLRHLEEHGVIRREVFPTVPVTVEYSLTEKGRDFQAALKELDKWALKWGSGGEGSQGNR
- the rpiA gene encoding ribose-5-phosphate isomerase RpiA gives rise to the protein MEAKQAAGTEAARYVESGMKLGLGTGSTVYWTIRELGRRVREEGLRVEAVPTSLETEKLARQEGIPLIAPREVAGRLDLAIDGADEVDPALRLIKGGGGALLREKLIAANAERFIVTADSSKCVEKLGRFPLPVEVVPFAWEWTQRRLELLGGTSRLRLTKDSGEEPYRTDNGNYVLDCAFGEISDPAAMNRSLLEIPGVVENGLFIGLAERAVIGYTDGSTKTLRAEKL